In a genomic window of Meriones unguiculatus strain TT.TT164.6M chromosome 8, Bangor_MerUng_6.1, whole genome shotgun sequence:
- the Nr4a2 gene encoding nuclear receptor subfamily 4 group A member 2 isoform X2, translated as MDNYSSGYDVKPPCLYQMPLSGQQSSIKVEDIQMHNYQQHSHLPPQSEEMMPHSGSVYYKPSSPPTPSTPGFQVQHSPMWDDPGSLHNFHQNYVATTHMIEQRKTPVSRLSLFSFKQSPPGTPVSSCQMRFDGPLHVPMNPEPAGSHHVVDGQTFAVPNPIRKPASMGFPGLQLGHASQLLDTQVPSPPSRGSPSNEGLCAVCGDNAACQHYGVRTCEGCKGFFKRTVQKNAKYVCLANKNCPVDKRRRNRCQYCRFQKCLAVGMVKEVVRTDSLKGRRGRLPSKPKSPQDPSPPSPPVSLISALVRAHVDSNPAMTSLDYSRFQANPDYQMSGDDTQHIQQFYDLLTGSMEIIRGWAEKIPGFADLPKADQDLLFESAFLELFVLRLAYRSNPVEGKLIFCNGVVLHRLQCVRGFGEWIDSIVEFSSNLQNMNIDISAFSCIAALAMVTERHGLKEPKRVEELQNKIVNCLKDHVTFNNGGLNRPNYLSKLLGKLPELRTLCTQGLQRIFYLKLEDLVPPPAIIDKLFLDTLPF; from the exons ATGGACAACTACAGCTCAGGCTACGACGTGAAGCCACCTTGCTTGTACCAAATGCCCCTGTCCGGACAGCAGTCCTCCATTAAGGTAGAAGATATTCAGATGCACAACTACCAGCAGCACAGCCACCTGCCCCCTCAGTCCGAGGAGATGATGCCGCACTCCGGGTCGGTTTACTACAAGCCCTCTTCGCCCCCGACCCCCAGCACCCCGGGCTTCCAGGTGCAGCACAGCCCGATGTGGGACGACCCGGGGTCCCTCCACAACTTCCACCAGAACTACGTGGCCACGACGCACATGATCGAGCAGAGGAAGACGCCCGTCTCCCGCCTTTCACTCTTCTCCTTTAAGCAGTCGCCCCCGGGCACTCCCGTGTCCAGCTGCCAGATGCGCTTCGACGGGCCTCTGCACGTCCCCATGAACCCGGAGCCCGCGGGCAGCCACCACGTCGTGGACGGTCAGACCTTCGCCGTGCCCAACCCCATCCGCAAGCCGGCGTCCATGGGCTTCCCGGGCCTGCAGCTCGGCCACGCGTCGCAGTTGCTCGACACGCAGGTGCCCTCGCCGCCGTCGCGGGGCTCCCCCTCCAACGAGGGTCTGTGCGCTGTCTGCGGCGACAACGCGGCCTGCCAGCACTACGGTGTCCGCACTTGCGAGGGCTGCAAAGGTTTCTTTAAG CGCACGGTGCAGAAAAACGCGAAATACGTGTGTTTAGCGAATAAAAACTGCCCAGTGGACAAGCGCCGCCGAAATCGTTGTCAGTACTGTCGATTTCAGAAGTGCCTGGCCGTTGGGATGGTTAAAGAAG TGGTCCGCACGGACAGTTTGAAAGGCCGGAGAGGTCGTTTGCCCTCGAAACCCAAGAGCCCGCAGGACCCCTCTCCCCCCTCACCTCCGGTGAGTCTCATCAGTGCCCTCGTCAGAGCCCACGTCGACTCCAATCCGGCTATGACCAGCCTGGACTATTCCAGG TTCCAGGCAAACCCTGACTATCAGATGAGTGGAGATGACACCCAACACATACAGCAGTTCTACGATCTGCTGACTGGTTCTATGGAGATCATCAGAGGCTGGGCAGAGAAGATCCCTGGCTTTGCTGACCTGCCCAAAGCTGATCAGGACCTGCTTTTTGAATCAGCTTTCTTAGAATTGTTTGTTCTGCGCTTAGCATACAG GTCCAACCCAGTGGAGGGTAAACTCATCTTTTGCAATGGGGTGGTCTTGCACAGGTTGCAATGCGTGCGTGGCTTTGGGGAATGGATTGATTCCATTGTTGAATTCTCCTCCAACTTGCAGAATATGAACATCGACATTTCTGCCTTCTCCTGCATTGCTGCCCTGGCTATGGTCACAG AGAGGCACGGGCTCAAGGAACCCAAGAGAGTGGAAGAACTGCAAAACAAAATTGTAAATTGTCTGAAAGACCATGTGACTTTCAATAATGGGGGCTTGAACCGACCCAACTACCTGTCCAAACTGCTGGGGAAGCTCCCAGAACTCCGCACCCTTTGCACACAGGGGCTTCAGCGCATTTTCTACCTGAAATTGGAAGACTTGGTGCCACCACCAGCAATAATTGACAAACTTTTCCTGGACACCTTACCTTTCTAA
- the Nr4a2 gene encoding nuclear receptor subfamily 4 group A member 2 isoform X1, translating to MPCVQAQYGSSPQGASPASQSYSYHSSGEYSSDFLTPEFVKFSMDLTNTEITATTSLPSFSTFMDNYSSGYDVKPPCLYQMPLSGQQSSIKVEDIQMHNYQQHSHLPPQSEEMMPHSGSVYYKPSSPPTPSTPGFQVQHSPMWDDPGSLHNFHQNYVATTHMIEQRKTPVSRLSLFSFKQSPPGTPVSSCQMRFDGPLHVPMNPEPAGSHHVVDGQTFAVPNPIRKPASMGFPGLQLGHASQLLDTQVPSPPSRGSPSNEGLCAVCGDNAACQHYGVRTCEGCKGFFKRTVQKNAKYVCLANKNCPVDKRRRNRCQYCRFQKCLAVGMVKEVVRTDSLKGRRGRLPSKPKSPQDPSPPSPPVSLISALVRAHVDSNPAMTSLDYSRFQANPDYQMSGDDTQHIQQFYDLLTGSMEIIRGWAEKIPGFADLPKADQDLLFESAFLELFVLRLAYRSNPVEGKLIFCNGVVLHRLQCVRGFGEWIDSIVEFSSNLQNMNIDISAFSCIAALAMVTERHGLKEPKRVEELQNKIVNCLKDHVTFNNGGLNRPNYLSKLLGKLPELRTLCTQGLQRIFYLKLEDLVPPPAIIDKLFLDTLPF from the exons ATGCCTTGTGTTCAGGCGCAGTATGGGTCCTCGCCTCAAGGAGCCAGCCCCGCTTCTCAGAGCTACAGTTACCACTCTTCGGGAGAATACAGCTCCGATTTCTTAACTCCAGAGTTTGTCAAGTTTAGCATGGACCTCACCAACACTGAAATCACTGCCACCACTTCTCTCCCCAGCTTCAGTACCTTTATGGACAACTACAGCTCAGGCTACGACGTGAAGCCACCTTGCTTGTACCAAATGCCCCTGTCCGGACAGCAGTCCTCCATTAAGGTAGAAGATATTCAGATGCACAACTACCAGCAGCACAGCCACCTGCCCCCTCAGTCCGAGGAGATGATGCCGCACTCCGGGTCGGTTTACTACAAGCCCTCTTCGCCCCCGACCCCCAGCACCCCGGGCTTCCAGGTGCAGCACAGCCCGATGTGGGACGACCCGGGGTCCCTCCACAACTTCCACCAGAACTACGTGGCCACGACGCACATGATCGAGCAGAGGAAGACGCCCGTCTCCCGCCTTTCACTCTTCTCCTTTAAGCAGTCGCCCCCGGGCACTCCCGTGTCCAGCTGCCAGATGCGCTTCGACGGGCCTCTGCACGTCCCCATGAACCCGGAGCCCGCGGGCAGCCACCACGTCGTGGACGGTCAGACCTTCGCCGTGCCCAACCCCATCCGCAAGCCGGCGTCCATGGGCTTCCCGGGCCTGCAGCTCGGCCACGCGTCGCAGTTGCTCGACACGCAGGTGCCCTCGCCGCCGTCGCGGGGCTCCCCCTCCAACGAGGGTCTGTGCGCTGTCTGCGGCGACAACGCGGCCTGCCAGCACTACGGTGTCCGCACTTGCGAGGGCTGCAAAGGTTTCTTTAAG CGCACGGTGCAGAAAAACGCGAAATACGTGTGTTTAGCGAATAAAAACTGCCCAGTGGACAAGCGCCGCCGAAATCGTTGTCAGTACTGTCGATTTCAGAAGTGCCTGGCCGTTGGGATGGTTAAAGAAG TGGTCCGCACGGACAGTTTGAAAGGCCGGAGAGGTCGTTTGCCCTCGAAACCCAAGAGCCCGCAGGACCCCTCTCCCCCCTCACCTCCGGTGAGTCTCATCAGTGCCCTCGTCAGAGCCCACGTCGACTCCAATCCGGCTATGACCAGCCTGGACTATTCCAGG TTCCAGGCAAACCCTGACTATCAGATGAGTGGAGATGACACCCAACACATACAGCAGTTCTACGATCTGCTGACTGGTTCTATGGAGATCATCAGAGGCTGGGCAGAGAAGATCCCTGGCTTTGCTGACCTGCCCAAAGCTGATCAGGACCTGCTTTTTGAATCAGCTTTCTTAGAATTGTTTGTTCTGCGCTTAGCATACAG GTCCAACCCAGTGGAGGGTAAACTCATCTTTTGCAATGGGGTGGTCTTGCACAGGTTGCAATGCGTGCGTGGCTTTGGGGAATGGATTGATTCCATTGTTGAATTCTCCTCCAACTTGCAGAATATGAACATCGACATTTCTGCCTTCTCCTGCATTGCTGCCCTGGCTATGGTCACAG AGAGGCACGGGCTCAAGGAACCCAAGAGAGTGGAAGAACTGCAAAACAAAATTGTAAATTGTCTGAAAGACCATGTGACTTTCAATAATGGGGGCTTGAACCGACCCAACTACCTGTCCAAACTGCTGGGGAAGCTCCCAGAACTCCGCACCCTTTGCACACAGGGGCTTCAGCGCATTTTCTACCTGAAATTGGAAGACTTGGTGCCACCACCAGCAATAATTGACAAACTTTTCCTGGACACCTTACCTTTCTAA
- the Nr4a2 gene encoding nuclear receptor subfamily 4 group A member 2 isoform X3: protein MPCVQAQYGSSPQGASPASQSYSYHSSGEYSSDFLTPEFVKFSMDLTNTEITATTSLPSFSTFMDNYSSGYDVKPPCLYQMPLSGQQSSIKVEDIQMHNYQQHSHLPPQSEEMMPHSGSVYYKPSSPPTPSTPGFQVQHSPMWDDPGSLHNFHQNYVATTHMIEQRKTPVSRLSLFSFKQSPPGTPVSSCQMRFDGPLHVPMNPEPAGSHHVVDGQTFAVPNPIRKPASMGFPGLQLGHASQLLDTQVPSPPSRGSPSNEGLCAVCGDNAACQHYGVRTCEGCKGFFKRTVQKNAKYVCLANKNCPVDKRRRNRCQYCRFQKCLAVGMVKEVVRTDSLKGRRGRLPSKPKSPQDPSPPSPPVSLISALVRAHVDSNPAMTSLDYSRFQANPDYQMSGDDTQHIQQFYDLLTGSMEIIRGWAEKIPGFADLPKADQDLLFESAFLELFVLRLAYRSNPVEEYEHRHFCLLLHCCPGYGHREARAQGTQESGRTAKQNCKLSERPCDFQ, encoded by the exons ATGCCTTGTGTTCAGGCGCAGTATGGGTCCTCGCCTCAAGGAGCCAGCCCCGCTTCTCAGAGCTACAGTTACCACTCTTCGGGAGAATACAGCTCCGATTTCTTAACTCCAGAGTTTGTCAAGTTTAGCATGGACCTCACCAACACTGAAATCACTGCCACCACTTCTCTCCCCAGCTTCAGTACCTTTATGGACAACTACAGCTCAGGCTACGACGTGAAGCCACCTTGCTTGTACCAAATGCCCCTGTCCGGACAGCAGTCCTCCATTAAGGTAGAAGATATTCAGATGCACAACTACCAGCAGCACAGCCACCTGCCCCCTCAGTCCGAGGAGATGATGCCGCACTCCGGGTCGGTTTACTACAAGCCCTCTTCGCCCCCGACCCCCAGCACCCCGGGCTTCCAGGTGCAGCACAGCCCGATGTGGGACGACCCGGGGTCCCTCCACAACTTCCACCAGAACTACGTGGCCACGACGCACATGATCGAGCAGAGGAAGACGCCCGTCTCCCGCCTTTCACTCTTCTCCTTTAAGCAGTCGCCCCCGGGCACTCCCGTGTCCAGCTGCCAGATGCGCTTCGACGGGCCTCTGCACGTCCCCATGAACCCGGAGCCCGCGGGCAGCCACCACGTCGTGGACGGTCAGACCTTCGCCGTGCCCAACCCCATCCGCAAGCCGGCGTCCATGGGCTTCCCGGGCCTGCAGCTCGGCCACGCGTCGCAGTTGCTCGACACGCAGGTGCCCTCGCCGCCGTCGCGGGGCTCCCCCTCCAACGAGGGTCTGTGCGCTGTCTGCGGCGACAACGCGGCCTGCCAGCACTACGGTGTCCGCACTTGCGAGGGCTGCAAAGGTTTCTTTAAG CGCACGGTGCAGAAAAACGCGAAATACGTGTGTTTAGCGAATAAAAACTGCCCAGTGGACAAGCGCCGCCGAAATCGTTGTCAGTACTGTCGATTTCAGAAGTGCCTGGCCGTTGGGATGGTTAAAGAAG TGGTCCGCACGGACAGTTTGAAAGGCCGGAGAGGTCGTTTGCCCTCGAAACCCAAGAGCCCGCAGGACCCCTCTCCCCCCTCACCTCCGGTGAGTCTCATCAGTGCCCTCGTCAGAGCCCACGTCGACTCCAATCCGGCTATGACCAGCCTGGACTATTCCAGG TTCCAGGCAAACCCTGACTATCAGATGAGTGGAGATGACACCCAACACATACAGCAGTTCTACGATCTGCTGACTGGTTCTATGGAGATCATCAGAGGCTGGGCAGAGAAGATCCCTGGCTTTGCTGACCTGCCCAAAGCTGATCAGGACCTGCTTTTTGAATCAGCTTTCTTAGAATTGTTTGTTCTGCGCTTAGCATACAG GTCCAACCCAGTGGAGG AATATGAACATCGACATTTCTGCCTTCTCCTGCATTGCTGCCCTGGCTATGGTCACAG AGAGGCACGGGCTCAAGGAACCCAAGAGAGTGGAAGAACTGCAAAACAAAATTGTAAATTGTCTGAAAGACCATGTGACTTTCAATAA